One genomic region from Spirosoma sp. KCTC 42546 encodes:
- a CDS encoding isochorismatase family protein — translation MTNAFLIIDAQYDFCDPDGALFVPGAEQDVDRIATLIKQHADQIDHIVVTLDTHHVLDIAHPLFWQDYSGKHPAPFTQITGADIDAGRWIARFSTEKAKQYVHDLEADGQFTHFIWPEHCLVGSRGAALHDSLFDALKGWSSQRDLDYVAVQKGLYPLSEHFGIFRAQVPDPAIPETQLNTALIADLVRFDNVYLMGEAKSHCVANSLKQLLDFAPELVPKLVVVTDCMSDVTGLGYLADSIYAEAQARNVRFVESGGVFN, via the coding sequence ATGACAAACGCCTTTCTGATAATTGATGCCCAATACGATTTCTGTGATCCAGATGGTGCCTTGTTTGTGCCAGGTGCCGAGCAGGACGTTGATCGAATAGCAACCCTCATTAAGCAACACGCCGATCAGATTGACCATATTGTTGTTACGCTCGATACACATCATGTGCTAGACATTGCGCATCCCTTATTCTGGCAGGATTACTCAGGCAAGCACCCAGCGCCATTTACGCAAATCACTGGCGCCGATATTGATGCAGGTCGATGGATAGCACGTTTTTCGACTGAGAAAGCAAAACAGTACGTTCATGACCTCGAAGCCGACGGACAGTTTACTCATTTCATCTGGCCTGAACACTGTTTGGTTGGCTCTCGTGGAGCAGCCTTGCATGATAGTCTATTTGATGCACTGAAGGGCTGGTCAAGCCAGCGAGACCTCGATTATGTAGCCGTACAGAAAGGGTTGTACCCTTTATCAGAACACTTCGGTATTTTTCGGGCGCAGGTGCCCGATCCAGCGATTCCTGAAACTCAACTCAATACGGCTCTTATTGCCGATTTGGTGCGCTTTGATAACGTTTACCTAATGGGAGAAGCTAAATCTCACTGTGTGGCAAATAGCCTCAAACAGTTGCTGGATTTTGCACCCGAACTTGTTCCGAAACTGGTTGTCGTGACTGATTGTATGTCGGATGTTACAGGGTTAGGCTATCTGGCCGACTCCATTTACGCCGAGGCCCAGGCCCGAAACGTCCGTTTTGTGGAATCAGGCGGGGTTTTCAACTAA
- a CDS encoding DUF4097 family beta strand repeat-containing protein: protein MVLIHFVFLATLSFAQTPVQVVTKVIEKELTYQEGQPIHLNAQKADLILKGWNRPTVSVRLRLIAKHPDRAIAERELDYHQYTLQAENGQLDLSNRFVIPKQSGKLQSQLKAVYEISLPSKAFVVVSNSFGDIRLSDLAGDVSVKFEFGKLTLDDIAGKLSVTSDYGDVDGRNLSAALTVKAQKADITLRDIGGTVSLQSRYGKLAVFPSTTLTVLKIEAARTEILVSTKRISDFRFDVISSFADIRVPEGLTEQLSKYNDKQVFSYQPASRKPEIAIQNSYSPISIQGEKPLVNR, encoded by the coding sequence ATGGTTTTAATCCACTTCGTATTCCTCGCAACGCTCAGCTTCGCCCAGACACCCGTACAGGTAGTTACGAAGGTGATCGAAAAAGAACTTACTTATCAGGAAGGTCAACCGATACACCTGAACGCCCAAAAAGCTGATCTGATCCTGAAAGGCTGGAATCGGCCAACGGTTTCGGTTAGGTTACGGCTAATAGCCAAACACCCAGACCGAGCCATCGCTGAGCGAGAACTAGACTATCACCAATATACACTACAGGCAGAGAACGGTCAACTAGACTTGTCGAACCGTTTTGTTATCCCCAAACAATCGGGCAAACTACAAAGTCAGCTTAAGGCCGTTTATGAAATTAGCTTACCAAGCAAGGCGTTTGTGGTAGTCAGTAACTCGTTCGGAGACATACGATTAAGTGATCTTGCTGGCGACGTTTCCGTGAAATTCGAATTTGGAAAGCTAACGCTCGATGATATTGCGGGTAAGCTCTCTGTTACATCAGACTATGGCGATGTTGATGGACGTAATCTCAGCGCTGCCCTGACGGTAAAAGCCCAAAAAGCCGATATCACTTTGCGAGATATAGGCGGAACTGTTAGTCTTCAAAGCCGTTATGGCAAGCTGGCAGTCTTTCCTTCCACAACACTAACTGTGCTGAAAATAGAGGCTGCCCGTACCGAAATACTCGTATCAACAAAACGAATCTCCGACTTCAGGTTCGATGTTATTTCAAGCTTCGCCGACATCCGTGTGCCTGAAGGATTAACCGAACAGCTCAGCAAATACAACGATAAGCAGGTATTCAGCTATCAGCCAGCTAGTCGCAAACCTGAAATTGCGATCCAGAACAGTTACAGCCCCATCAGTATACAAGGAGAAAAACCGCTGGTCAACCGATAA
- a CDS encoding CPBP family intramembrane glutamic endopeptidase — MKALWHDLRNHLRIDFRLDLYLATAAWAALLLTVNFYLDLEDSYIDSFQGKPIWPVLYFCLYATAYYVSVWLWTHFHKRADVWRSRDFWLRSGVALISYSIYAGFYGHSEWSRQLFDGQIYVFAYYCLHNLQSVLTIVLPLYLFYKFADPYPSSFYGMAPKRKGLVLYAIMLALMIPLITLASFQPDFLQSYPTYHDTNANEFFGVPEWVTALVYELCYGWDFVPTELLFRGFLVIGMSRVLGHGAVLPMVVWYCSIHFGRPLGEAISSIFGGYLLGVLALSTRSIWGGLLIHIGIAWGMEIAAFLQGANR, encoded by the coding sequence GTGAAAGCTCTCTGGCACGACCTGCGCAATCATCTCCGCATTGATTTTCGGCTTGATCTTTATCTGGCAACCGCTGCCTGGGCCGCGTTGCTGCTCACCGTCAATTTTTACCTTGATCTCGAAGATTCGTATATCGACTCGTTTCAAGGGAAGCCAATCTGGCCGGTTCTGTACTTCTGTTTATACGCAACGGCCTACTACGTCAGTGTCTGGCTCTGGACGCACTTCCATAAGCGGGCCGATGTCTGGCGAAGTCGGGATTTCTGGCTTCGGAGTGGAGTTGCGCTGATTTCCTATTCAATTTATGCTGGATTTTACGGCCACAGCGAGTGGAGTCGGCAGCTGTTTGATGGGCAGATTTATGTGTTTGCCTATTACTGTCTGCACAATCTGCAATCCGTGCTCACAATTGTATTGCCATTATATCTGTTCTACAAATTTGCCGATCCCTACCCAAGTAGTTTCTATGGCATGGCCCCAAAGCGTAAGGGTCTCGTACTTTATGCAATCATGCTGGCACTGATGATTCCACTTATCACGTTGGCATCGTTTCAGCCAGATTTTCTGCAATCGTACCCAACCTATCACGATACAAACGCCAATGAGTTTTTCGGCGTGCCTGAGTGGGTAACTGCGCTCGTATATGAACTCTGTTACGGCTGGGATTTTGTGCCAACGGAGCTACTGTTTCGGGGCTTTCTCGTGATTGGCATGAGCCGCGTGCTCGGACACGGAGCGGTATTGCCAATGGTTGTCTGGTATTGCTCCATTCACTTTGGACGGCCATTGGGAGAAGCCATCTCATCCATATTCGGCGGCTATTTACTCGGTGTGTTAGCACTAAGCACCCGAAGCATCTGGGGCGGATTGCTTATTCACATCGGCATTGCCTGGGGCATGGAAATTGCCGCCTTTTTGCAGGGAGCTAACCGGTAA
- a CDS encoding FAD-dependent oxidoreductase, giving the protein MIREQAADKRTLKTIRHDADLIVVGGGLSGVCCAITAARAGIRVVLVQDRPVLGGNSSSEVRLWVLGATSHMGNNNRWAREGGVIDELLLENLYRNPEGNPLIFDTILLEKVVLEPNITLLLNTVVYEVEKSNAETISGLRAFCSQNSTAYDLVAPLFCDASGDGIVGFQAGAAFRMGAERHEEFGEKFAPTEEYGELLGHSLYFYTKDTGRPVRFVPPAYALDDITKIPRYKRFNAQEYGCQLWWIEYGGRLDTVHDTETIKWELWKVVYGVWNYIKNSGQFPEAETMTLEWIGQIPGKRESRRFEGDYMLTQQDVVEQRTHPDAVAFGGWSIDLHPADGIFSEKPGCNQWHSKGIYQIPFRSLYSHNITNLFLAGRIISASHVAFGSSRVMATGAHVAQAVGMAAAVATRNHLLPRDLTEPTHIRVLQQELLKAGQHIPGIELKDDEDLVQQAKLSASSEFVLSDLPPDGPLLPLTSSAAQMLPLPIGPVPQMTAFVTADQDTTLTVELRRSSKPFNHTPDVTLETLSIPVRKGKQELNLPFTSQLSESQYGFVMFMKNEHIHLQYSQLRVTGVLSVFNKINPAVSNYGKQEPTEDIGVDTFEFWCPERRPAGHNIALRIQPGIRLFSPANVRNGIQRPTNQPNAWVADVRDANPTLTLNWPTRQKISRVELRFDTDFDHPLETVIMIHPETIGPFCVQEYVVCNDQQERIFHQAHNHQTNNTIRFEQPIETSSLTIHLKKKDGLAPASLMEIRCYAE; this is encoded by the coding sequence ATGATACGCGAACAAGCAGCCGATAAACGAACGCTGAAAACCATTCGCCATGATGCCGACCTGATTGTTGTTGGCGGAGGCCTGTCGGGCGTTTGCTGCGCCATTACGGCTGCCCGGGCGGGTATCCGGGTAGTGCTGGTACAGGACCGACCCGTACTGGGCGGCAACTCATCATCCGAAGTTCGACTATGGGTATTGGGGGCCACTTCTCACATGGGGAATAACAACCGCTGGGCACGCGAAGGCGGGGTCATTGACGAATTATTGCTCGAAAACCTGTACCGCAACCCGGAAGGTAACCCACTGATTTTCGACACCATATTGCTGGAGAAAGTAGTACTGGAACCCAACATCACGCTGCTGTTGAATACCGTAGTGTATGAAGTGGAGAAATCGAACGCCGAGACGATTAGCGGCCTCAGAGCCTTCTGTAGTCAGAACAGTACGGCCTACGATCTGGTAGCGCCACTTTTCTGCGATGCCTCGGGCGATGGCATCGTTGGGTTTCAGGCGGGTGCTGCCTTCCGAATGGGGGCCGAACGGCATGAGGAGTTCGGAGAAAAGTTTGCCCCGACGGAAGAATATGGCGAATTACTCGGGCACTCTCTTTACTTCTACACCAAAGATACCGGTCGACCGGTTCGTTTTGTTCCACCCGCCTATGCGCTGGATGATATCACCAAAATACCGCGTTATAAACGCTTCAACGCGCAGGAGTACGGTTGTCAACTCTGGTGGATTGAGTATGGTGGTCGACTAGACACGGTTCACGATACCGAAACCATTAAGTGGGAGCTTTGGAAAGTCGTGTACGGTGTCTGGAATTACATCAAGAATTCGGGGCAATTTCCCGAAGCCGAAACCATGACACTCGAATGGATTGGGCAGATTCCCGGCAAGCGCGAGAGTCGCCGGTTCGAAGGTGATTACATGCTAACCCAACAGGACGTCGTTGAGCAACGAACGCATCCCGATGCCGTAGCCTTCGGTGGCTGGTCGATTGATTTACACCCCGCCGATGGTATTTTCTCGGAGAAACCGGGTTGTAATCAGTGGCACAGCAAGGGTATTTACCAGATTCCTTTCCGCTCGCTGTACAGCCATAACATAACCAATCTTTTCCTGGCCGGACGCATTATCAGTGCTTCACACGTAGCGTTTGGGTCGTCCCGAGTAATGGCTACGGGTGCTCACGTTGCACAGGCTGTAGGTATGGCGGCTGCGGTTGCCACGCGCAATCACCTATTACCCCGCGACCTGACGGAGCCTACGCACATCCGTGTGTTACAGCAGGAGTTACTGAAAGCGGGTCAGCATATTCCAGGTATTGAACTTAAGGATGATGAGGATCTCGTTCAGCAGGCAAAATTATCGGCTTCCAGCGAATTTGTCCTGAGTGATCTACCGCCCGATGGCCCTCTACTCCCACTGACCTCTTCAGCGGCTCAGATGTTGCCGCTGCCGATTGGTCCTGTTCCGCAAATGACCGCTTTCGTGACCGCCGATCAGGATACAACGCTAACGGTTGAGCTACGACGAAGCAGCAAGCCGTTTAACCATACGCCCGATGTAACGCTGGAAACGTTGAGCATCCCGGTACGCAAGGGCAAGCAGGAACTGAACCTGCCGTTTACAAGCCAGCTTTCGGAGTCGCAATATGGGTTTGTCATGTTCATGAAAAACGAACACATTCACCTGCAATACAGCCAATTGCGTGTTACGGGCGTGTTATCAGTCTTCAACAAGATCAACCCGGCGGTTTCGAACTATGGCAAACAGGAGCCAACCGAGGATATTGGTGTGGATACGTTTGAGTTCTGGTGTCCTGAACGTCGGCCTGCCGGTCATAATATTGCCCTTCGGATTCAACCAGGCATTCGGTTGTTTAGTCCAGCAAACGTTCGAAATGGGATTCAGCGGCCTACGAATCAGCCCAATGCCTGGGTAGCTGACGTTCGCGACGCGAATCCCACGCTAACGCTGAACTGGCCTACCCGACAAAAAATCAGCCGTGTGGAACTCCGCTTCGACACCGACTTCGACCACCCACTGGAAACGGTCATCATGATTCACCCTGAAACCATCGGCCCTTTCTGCGTGCAGGAATATGTTGTGTGTAATGATCAGCAGGAGCGTATTTTCCATCAGGCACATAATCATCAGACCAACAACACCATCCGGTTCGAGCAGCCGATTGAAACAAGTAGCTTGACGATTCATTTAAAGAAAAAGGATGGGTTAGCTCCGGCTTCGCTGATGGAAATTCGGTGCTATGCGGAGTAG
- a CDS encoding RNA polymerase sigma factor, translating to MFRLATPTNLYEHDPVERDLVERCLMVNQPATRQAAQRQLFERYKRAMFSTAYRILTDYDHANDALQDAFVEVFRGLNQFAFRSTLGAWIKTIVVRQAIRKQQFEARFLTIDETLHDQPMPFRDSLTGAELDAAIRTLPDGARTVFLLIEVEGYSHKEVAEMLSISEGTSKSQTSYAKKLLRQRLS from the coding sequence ATGTTCCGTTTGGCAACTCCAACCAATTTATATGAACATGACCCGGTTGAGAGAGACCTTGTCGAGCGTTGTCTGATGGTAAATCAGCCAGCAACCCGCCAGGCAGCCCAGCGGCAACTGTTCGAGCGGTACAAACGGGCCATGTTTTCGACAGCCTATCGCATCCTTACTGATTATGACCACGCTAATGATGCATTACAGGATGCTTTTGTCGAAGTATTTCGGGGCCTCAATCAGTTTGCCTTTCGGTCAACGCTGGGTGCCTGGATTAAAACCATTGTTGTTCGCCAGGCGATACGAAAGCAACAGTTTGAAGCTCGTTTTTTAACAATCGATGAAACGTTGCACGACCAGCCTATGCCTTTTAGAGACTCTCTTACAGGAGCAGAACTGGATGCCGCTATTCGAACATTGCCCGACGGAGCGCGAACGGTTTTTCTGTTGATCGAAGTAGAAGGTTACTCCCACAAAGAAGTAGCCGAGATGCTAAGTATATCAGAAGGCACGTCGAAATCGCAGACGAGCTATGCTAAAAAACTATTGAGACAGCGACTATCATGA
- the prmA gene encoding 50S ribosomal protein L11 methyltransferase: MNYSELQLRLSPDYTDILTAELAELGYESFVETDEGLNAYITEPNFNEEAIQELIAKYAGQTAIAYEVSSLEKRNWNAEWERDYEPIEVANQVRVRASFHESDARFRYDIVINPKMSFGTGHHETTAMMLEQQLGLDFVGKTVLDVGSGTGILAILAEKMGAQTVLAFDIEEWAVENARENAELNNCPKTTVFQGTIADVDPTTQYDIVLANINRNILLAEIPSYTNLLTNNGYLVVSGFYENDAPDIEQKAVEAGLNLLKRATTNQWTSLSFYKS; the protein is encoded by the coding sequence ATGAATTATAGTGAACTCCAACTGCGCTTGTCGCCCGATTATACGGATATTCTGACTGCCGAACTGGCCGAACTTGGTTATGAGTCCTTCGTTGAAACAGATGAAGGCCTGAATGCGTATATAACTGAACCGAACTTCAATGAAGAGGCTATACAGGAATTGATTGCTAAATACGCTGGTCAGACCGCAATAGCCTATGAAGTTAGTTCGTTAGAGAAACGAAACTGGAACGCCGAGTGGGAACGTGATTATGAGCCGATAGAGGTGGCGAACCAAGTCCGGGTCCGGGCATCCTTCCACGAGTCGGATGCCCGGTTTCGTTACGACATTGTCATCAATCCGAAAATGTCGTTCGGTACGGGTCACCATGAAACCACCGCCATGATGCTGGAACAACAGCTTGGTCTTGATTTTGTAGGGAAAACAGTGCTTGACGTAGGAAGTGGTACCGGAATTCTGGCGATTCTGGCCGAGAAAATGGGAGCCCAAACGGTACTGGCTTTCGATATTGAAGAGTGGGCCGTTGAAAATGCCCGCGAGAACGCTGAGCTAAACAACTGTCCGAAGACTACGGTGTTTCAGGGGACGATTGCTGATGTTGACCCGACGACCCAATATGATATTGTACTCGCCAACATCAACCGGAATATATTGCTGGCTGAAATTCCCTCCTACACAAATTTATTGACGAATAATGGGTATCTTGTTGTAAGTGGTTTTTACGAAAACGACGCGCCAGATATTGAACAGAAAGCTGTAGAAGCCGGATTGAACTTACTCAAGCGGGCAACTACGAATCAATGGACTTCTTTGTCATTTTATAAATCCTGA
- a CDS encoding GMC oxidoreductase, which yields MSHSKTSAQPPIPSGKKFDAIVVGSGISGGWSAKELCEKGLNVLLLERGRMVEHITDYHTATMNPWDFPHHNQAMPLVLLKQYPVQNRTGFSITEATHQYFVNDLENPYVEEKPFDWIRGYQVGGKSLMWGRYSFRFSDLDFEANDKEGIATDWPIRYKDIAPWYDYVEKFAGIAGTRDGLPHLPDGQFQPAMPDNCVEAHFRQTVNKGFPDRKVISARAAHLTAPTQEQMNLGRAKCQYRNLCMRGCPYGAYFSTQSATLPAARRTKRLTVRPHSIVNSIIYDEKTGRATGVRVIDEQTHQWHEFQASIIFLNASALGSTYILMNSKSKRFPNGMDDSGQLGRNLMDHHFHVGATADYDHDLDKYYYGRHPAGLYIPRFRNLPNQEKQAFRRGYGFEVYTNRENWDHAYHEEGFGADFKEKATQFGTWKITLDAFGECMPYEDNRVYLTDEIKDKWGQPVLKMDVHYRENETLMRKDAHDQAVQMLEKSGFSNIKGFDAQAHPGLSIHEMGTARMGTSPKNSVFNKFNQHHIVKNVFCTDGAAMTSSPCQNPSLTYMALSARAADYAVKALKRGDLKH from the coding sequence ATGAGCCATTCTAAAACTTCCGCACAACCTCCCATTCCATCCGGCAAAAAATTTGATGCCATTGTCGTTGGTTCTGGTATTAGCGGTGGCTGGTCGGCAAAAGAGCTTTGCGAAAAAGGACTCAACGTTCTGCTTCTTGAACGAGGGCGAATGGTTGAGCACATAACTGATTACCACACGGCCACCATGAATCCGTGGGATTTCCCGCACCATAATCAGGCTATGCCCTTGGTGTTGCTGAAACAGTATCCAGTGCAGAATCGGACGGGGTTCTCCATCACCGAAGCGACTCACCAATATTTCGTGAACGACCTGGAAAATCCGTACGTCGAAGAAAAACCGTTCGACTGGATTCGGGGCTATCAGGTAGGCGGGAAGTCATTGATGTGGGGGCGCTATTCGTTTCGCTTTTCGGATCTTGATTTTGAAGCGAATGACAAAGAGGGTATCGCCACCGACTGGCCCATTCGGTATAAAGACATTGCGCCCTGGTACGATTATGTGGAGAAATTTGCTGGAATTGCTGGAACCCGCGACGGGTTGCCGCATCTGCCTGATGGTCAGTTTCAACCTGCCATGCCTGACAACTGCGTAGAAGCGCATTTTCGCCAGACGGTGAATAAAGGTTTCCCCGATCGGAAAGTTATTTCAGCACGGGCCGCTCATTTAACAGCACCGACGCAGGAGCAAATGAACCTGGGCCGGGCGAAGTGTCAGTATCGGAACCTCTGTATGCGTGGCTGTCCGTATGGCGCTTATTTCAGCACACAGTCCGCCACTTTACCCGCTGCCCGCCGGACTAAACGGCTTACGGTTCGTCCGCATTCTATCGTCAATTCTATTATTTATGATGAAAAGACAGGCCGGGCAACGGGTGTTCGGGTGATTGACGAGCAAACGCACCAATGGCATGAGTTTCAGGCCAGCATCATTTTCCTGAATGCGTCGGCGTTGGGCTCGACGTACATTCTGATGAATTCCAAATCGAAGCGGTTTCCGAACGGCATGGACGATAGTGGCCAGTTGGGCCGCAATTTGATGGATCACCATTTCCATGTAGGTGCCACCGCTGATTATGATCACGATTTAGATAAATACTACTACGGACGACATCCGGCAGGATTATACATCCCACGCTTCCGAAACCTACCGAATCAGGAGAAACAGGCTTTCAGGCGGGGCTACGGCTTTGAGGTGTACACCAACCGCGAAAACTGGGATCATGCCTACCATGAAGAAGGCTTCGGCGCCGACTTCAAGGAGAAAGCCACACAGTTTGGTACCTGGAAAATTACCCTCGATGCTTTTGGCGAGTGCATGCCCTACGAAGACAACCGGGTTTATTTGACCGATGAAATCAAGGACAAATGGGGACAGCCCGTCCTGAAAATGGACGTTCACTACCGGGAAAACGAAACCCTTATGCGGAAAGATGCCCACGATCAGGCTGTGCAAATGCTGGAGAAGTCGGGATTTTCGAATATAAAAGGGTTTGATGCACAGGCGCATCCGGGCCTAAGTATCCACGAAATGGGTACAGCCCGTATGGGAACCAGCCCGAAGAATTCGGTCTTCAATAAATTTAACCAGCACCATATAGTTAAAAATGTGTTCTGCACCGACGGAGCGGCTATGACGTCATCGCCCTGCCAGAATCCGTCATTAACTTACATGGCCTTATCGGCCCGAGCGGCAGACTACGCGGTAAAGGCGTTGAAACGGGGGGATTTGAAACATTGA
- a CDS encoding thioredoxin family protein encodes MKLRYPFLLLFALIPQLLSAQGIVFEKGSWDDALKKAKKEKKLLFLHFDRPSCGACTDVASTAFTSPLVREKFAMHFISFRTDGTTGIGKELAEKLDVECIPSSLFMDADENPLVRYCGSTSFDRLYLEKAEEALTKNKEQPLKSLTEAYAQGERSPQFMRTYIDRLREMGLSTNEPLDAYLMSLPADSLQSGQVLRFIFEQGPVVDSKADFVFRRNYAKTDSLYKAVGWNKAVELNNRIVNNSLRKAIKEKNVSLAERTAIFRQRTYQNDTKNGLAAREWVMMRYYRGIQDTLRYLRLASDYYDKQFMTARVDSVQKLDELDHQRRMRGEFTQPTGAVTKAPLNGQVITTMAFPNTQRFVSALNQAAWDFQELTRDSVYLNKALTWSKRTLEYREDGSLMDTYAHILYWLGRKEEALEWQTKAVKKEKDRGTPMSASLEATLNKMKNGTL; translated from the coding sequence ATGAAATTACGCTATCCATTCCTGCTTTTGTTTGCATTGATACCTCAGCTTTTATCGGCACAAGGCATTGTTTTTGAAAAAGGTAGTTGGGACGATGCCTTAAAGAAAGCAAAAAAAGAGAAGAAACTGCTGTTCCTGCATTTCGACAGGCCGAGTTGTGGGGCCTGTACCGACGTTGCATCTACGGCATTTACCAGTCCACTCGTGCGGGAGAAATTCGCGATGCATTTTATTAGTTTTCGAACCGATGGAACAACCGGGATTGGTAAAGAGCTTGCCGAAAAATTAGACGTTGAGTGTATACCATCATCGCTATTTATGGATGCCGATGAAAACCCGCTTGTCCGCTATTGTGGTAGTACCAGTTTTGACCGGCTTTATCTGGAAAAAGCGGAAGAGGCCCTTACAAAGAACAAAGAACAGCCGTTAAAATCGTTGACGGAAGCGTATGCCCAAGGCGAACGCTCCCCCCAATTCATGCGAACGTACATTGATCGCTTACGCGAAATGGGTTTATCGACAAACGAGCCGTTAGATGCGTACCTTATGAGTCTACCCGCTGATTCTCTACAGTCTGGCCAGGTGCTTCGGTTTATTTTTGAACAAGGACCTGTAGTAGATAGTAAAGCTGATTTTGTATTCAGACGTAATTACGCCAAAACGGATAGCCTTTATAAAGCCGTTGGCTGGAACAAAGCCGTTGAGCTAAATAATCGCATTGTCAATAACTCACTTCGGAAGGCAATCAAAGAAAAGAATGTATCCTTGGCTGAGCGGACGGCCATATTCCGGCAACGAACGTACCAGAACGATACCAAAAATGGACTAGCAGCCCGAGAGTGGGTTATGATGCGCTATTATCGAGGCATTCAGGACACGCTTCGATACCTGAGGCTGGCATCAGACTATTATGACAAGCAGTTTATGACGGCCCGGGTTGACTCTGTTCAGAAACTAGACGAGCTAGATCACCAGCGTCGGATGCGGGGTGAATTCACTCAGCCTACTGGAGCTGTTACTAAGGCTCCGCTTAACGGTCAGGTAATTACGACGATGGCCTTTCCTAATACGCAACGGTTTGTAAGTGCACTGAACCAGGCCGCCTGGGATTTTCAGGAGCTAACGCGTGACTCGGTCTATCTTAACAAAGCGCTAACCTGGTCAAAGCGTACGCTGGAGTATCGGGAAGATGGAAGCCTGATGGATACCTATGCGCATATTCTGTACTGGCTTGGGCGAAAAGAAGAGGCTTTGGAATGGCAAACAAAAGCCGTTAAAAAAGAAAAGGATAGAGGTACACCAATGTCTGCTTCGCTGGAGGCAACACTGAACAAAATGAAAAATGGCACGCTGTAG
- a CDS encoding porin family protein — protein MKNILIFCLLISSRAIAQLPNHQRFEAEMGVSALNLPTPYRSGWHLRQQVTTYFRPRLGLALGVGWGTSANNDPLNSTDPASAGSSQPDPAQLPTFYRRQDRMTDFSVVALPILTNHHQVKIHLGLSVYRSREVGVDRLIQEDPRSPLYRVVGKFTDTRRVVPMAALSYDYRLSSRWGLGINSTAYFTGDGQPTTTLGLRGTYRFGLLADSLGMKPIPWGDLRAGIRLGTSVVSQNKMGPGGRYRTRFIGGLWAELPLSLTWAVRGELNYAQRGYKSVEVLAGNTRYLSSFASLNYLELPLLFRHEVAYRWHLYTGPYLAFFLNGYSETEGTRNGPIQPHTSSGLMIGTSYTITERISVDLRYQRDLVQISSTPYAGFHSFQLTMGWAFN, from the coding sequence ATGAAAAATATATTGATTTTCTGTTTACTCATCAGTAGTAGGGCAATAGCCCAACTCCCTAACCACCAACGCTTTGAGGCAGAAATGGGCGTTTCGGCACTAAACTTACCTACGCCTTATCGTTCCGGCTGGCATCTTCGGCAACAGGTAACCACCTATTTCCGGCCACGTCTAGGCCTCGCACTGGGAGTAGGCTGGGGTACATCCGCCAACAATGATCCACTTAACAGCACCGATCCAGCTTCTGCTGGCTCCTCCCAACCCGACCCAGCTCAGCTACCAACATTTTACAGACGGCAGGATCGTATGACTGACTTTTCGGTAGTTGCGTTACCCATTCTAACAAATCACCATCAGGTAAAAATACATCTTGGTTTATCGGTTTATCGCTCTCGTGAAGTAGGCGTTGATCGCCTTATCCAGGAAGATCCCCGTTCTCCATTGTACCGGGTTGTTGGAAAATTTACCGACACCCGCCGAGTGGTACCAATGGCTGCGCTGAGTTATGACTATCGGCTTTCGTCACGCTGGGGACTTGGCATTAATAGTACAGCTTATTTTACCGGCGACGGACAACCTACAACTACACTAGGCTTACGGGGCACTTACCGTTTTGGACTGCTGGCAGACTCACTTGGTATGAAACCTATTCCCTGGGGCGATCTGCGGGCAGGTATTCGACTTGGTACCAGCGTAGTCAGCCAAAATAAAATGGGGCCAGGTGGACGCTATAGGACGCGTTTTATTGGTGGACTTTGGGCAGAGTTACCCTTATCACTAACCTGGGCAGTTCGTGGTGAGCTGAATTATGCACAGCGCGGCTATAAGTCTGTTGAGGTATTAGCAGGAAACACCCGGTATCTATCGAGTTTTGCGAGTCTTAATTACCTCGAGTTACCCTTGTTATTTCGGCACGAGGTTGCGTACCGATGGCACCTTTACACAGGACCCTATCTGGCATTTTTCCTGAATGGGTACTCGGAGACCGAAGGCACACGAAATGGACCAATTCAACCCCATACAAGTAGTGGTTTAATGATTGGTACATCATACACGATAACCGAGCGCATTTCGGTCGATTTACGCTATCAACGTGATTTGGTTCAAATTTCCAGCACGCCATACGCTGGTTTTCACTCATTTCAGCTAACAATGGGCTGGGCCTTCAACTAA